A genomic region of Gossypium hirsutum isolate 1008001.06 chromosome D01, Gossypium_hirsutum_v2.1, whole genome shotgun sequence contains the following coding sequences:
- the LOC107933112 gene encoding zinc finger protein CONSTANS-LIKE 14-like (The RefSeq protein has 2 substitutions compared to this genomic sequence) gives MVSPVSEGKGAVPCDFRNEQIAVLYCRADSAKLCLFCDQHVHSANLLSRKHVRSQICDNCSSEPVSVLCSTDNLVLCQDCDWDAHGSCSVSAAHDRTLVEGFSGCPSALELASVWGFDLEEKKTTDRNWNVCHQDLMMPAVESWLYETSLQEMMVPYESFGCYGETLKKQNTGSGKCKQVIYKQLVELMKRDLMCGGGGEGVGDGGGGGGGEENLASNVEQNGGFLTQQEVLQPLLEPGTETQTQALFTSLLMMRTQESERIVNGGNVVLNGNPNNQTSQIWDFKLGRLRGQEECSQSRLEEEVGYGGDAAFVIKNFSQCMKETSLTDNGNLMGYPPSKHDLASLNNNDSNHPGASQGPSTSESNNLPIPKPSSGSALGKPKGSTGCNDVHFSEQPFLVRLVDHTTLTATSKADRELLAQNRGNAMQRYKEKKKTRRYDKHIRYESRKARADTRKRVKGRFVKATEAPDD, from the exons ATGGTTAGTCCAGTTTCTGAAGGTAAAGGAGCTGTGCCGTGTGATTTCTGCAATGAACAAATAGCGGTTCTTTACTGCCGAGCAGACTCGGCCAAGCTGTGTTTGTTTTGTGACCAGCACGTACACTCAGCGAATCTGCTCTCTCGTAAGCACGTACGGTCTCAGATCTGTGATAATTGTAGCTCTGAACCGGTTTCGGTTCTGTGTTCGACCGATAATTTGGTGCTTTGTCAAGACTGTGATTGGGATGCACACGGTAGTTGTTCAGTGTCGGCGGCGCACGATCGGACATTGGTGGAAGGGTTTTCTGGTTGTCCGTCGGCTTTGGAGTTGGCTTCGGTTTGGGGATTTGATCTGGAAGAGAAGAAAACGACAGATCGGAACTGGAACGTGTGTCATCAGGATTTGATGATGCCGGCGGTGGAATCGTGGTTGTACGAAACTAGCTTGCAAGAAATGATGGTGCCGTACGAGAGTTTTGGTTGTTACGGGGAGACGTTGAAGAAGCAGAATACCGGAAGCGGGAAGTGTAAACAGGTAATTTATAAGCAGCTTGTTGAGTTGATGAAAAGAGATCTCATGTGCGGCGGCGGAGGAGAAGGTGTTGGAGACGGTGGTGGTGGCGGTGGAGGTGAAGAGAATCTAGCGTCGAACGTCGAACAAAACGGCGGGTTTTTGACTCAACAAGAAGTTTTACAGCCGTTGCTGGAACCGGGAACGGAAACGCAAACGCAAGCTCTATTCACTTCTTTGCTTATGATGCAAACGCAAGAGAGTGAGCGCATCGTTAATGGAGGAAATGTGGTATTAAACGGTAATCCGAACAATCAAACTTCTCAG ATTTGGGATTTTAAGTTAGGACGATTGAGGGGTCAAGAAGAATGTAGCCAATCTCGATTAGAAGAAGAAGTTGGGTACGGTGGTGATGCAGCTTTCGTGATTAAGAATTTCAGTCAATGTATGAAAGAGACATCTTTGACTGATAATGGTAATTTGATGGGTTACCCTCCTTCAAAACACGATTTGGCTTCACTCAATAAT AACGACTCGAATCATCCAGGGGCAAGTCAGGGACCATCCACATCTGAGAGCAACAATCTACCAATACCAAAGCCATCATCAGGGTCAGCTCTTGGTAAACCCAAAGGCTCTACCGGTTGTAATGATGTTCACTTCTCCGAACAACCTTTCCTTGTGAGGCTGGTCGACCACACAACGCTAACTGCAACCAGTAAGGCGGATCGTGAGTTGCTGGCACAAAACAGAGGCAATGCCATGCAGCGTTACaaggagaagaagaaaacaaGAAG GTATGATAAACACATACGATATGAATCGAGGAAGGCTAGAGCGGATACGAGGAAACGAGTGAAAGGTCGATTCGTGAAGGCTACTGAAGCTCCTGATGATTAA